The genome window ATGGGAGGAGATGGCTGTGTCAGAGCCCAGTGAGGCACTTGAGCTGGTAGGGACAGGTAAGAAAAGGCAGAGGGTCCTCCCAGAGTGATCCCCATTGCCCTTGGGACACCAGCACTGTTCCTAGAGGTGGGGGAATGCTCAGAGACTCAGAGGCCAAGGGGCTTCTGCTGCCTGTAGGAGAGGAGAGGCACTGAAATGGGGGGAGGTGTGGGGAACAGAGTTAAGAGAAGACTGACAGGAAGAGGCAAAGGCCAGTCCAGGATGGATTTCTATTTTGCTGACAAAGTGACTCCGAGTGTCGCATCTGGACACCTCCAAACTTCAGACTCCTTGTCCTCCCTGCTTTGTTTTCCAGACATCCTCCCCAAACCTGTCATTTCTGCTTCCCCCCCAATTCGGGGCCAGGAACTGCAAATCCGGTGCAAAGGATGGCTGGCAGGCATGGGGTTTGCTCTGTATAAGAAGGGAGTGCAGGAACCTGTCCAGCAACTTGGTGCTGTTGGGAGAGAAGCCTTCTTTACAATCCAAAGAATGGAGGATAAAGACGAAGGCAATTATAGCTGCCGCACTCACACTGAAAAACGCCCCTTCAAGTGGTCTGAGCCCAGTGAGCCCCTGGAGCTTGTGATAAAAGGTAGAGCTGAAAGGGGTGTGTGAGACAGGAGGGGGGGAGCAAAGCTCTGGGTCAGACACCCTTCTCCCCACAGTAAACTTTGCTGCTGGTCCTAGGAGCCTGTGTCCAATCTTAGAGCCAAGCAGGCGTGGCGCTGGGAGTGCCAGGGCCTCTGGCTGCACGATATTAATAGCCATATCGTTATTAATAGCTGGGGTTTGTGGAGGgtgatttaatttttctaattattttcatatCAATTATCTCATTTAGCTATAGAGCAAATATTCAAAGGGGGTGGATCAGGTACCATTTCCCCTTCTTGTCCAAAcgggcaaactgaggctcagggaatcAGCAGAGCCCCAATGACAATTCACTCTTTTAGCTAGCTTCCATTGCTTGTTCTGCTGACAGTGAGGATTCGGCTGGAGGAAGTGAAGGGTCGGGTGAGGTGTCCCTGTGAAAAGTCCATGTGCAAAGTGGTTTTgccttgatttttaaatgcacCTTCTTCTGAATGAAATAGTATAGGAAACAAAGCAGGTTCCTAGAACAATAATTGCTATATTAGCtatctttctttatttcctcctaatttggttttgtgttgtgtttggttttttgcctTCTAGAAATGTACCCCAAACCCTTCTTCAAGACATGGGCCAGTCCTGTGGTCACTCCTGGTGCCCGAGTGACTTTCAATTGCTCCACCCCCCACCAGCACATGAGCTTTATTCTGTacaaagatggaaataaaatagcTTCCAGTGACAGGTCTTGGGCGAGTCCAGGAGCCAGTGCAGCCCACTTTCTGATCATTTCAGTGGGCATTGGTGATGGAGGGAATTACAGCTGCCGCTATTATGACTTTGCTATCTGGTCTGAGCCCAGTGACCTTGTGGAGCTCGTGGTGACAGGTAAGGAGTGGGGAAATGCAGGTGGAGGTGGTACTGACCCTGGGACAGTGGGTGGGAGGGCTGTGAGTGGGAGAGGAAGAGGTGCTCTTTGTAAAAGTCAGCGAGAGTGTGCTTAGGACAGTGGTAAACAGTCCATGTAGGGCAGCTGCTTATATTATCACAAATAcaggaagatgagaaaaagagaagagggaggaaaataaTTCACTTCTGGGGAAAGAAATGAGGCAGATAGGGGTGTTTCACGTGTTGCcctatttctgaaatctttttgTGGCTTGGCCTTGAGCTTTAGGCCCAATATCCACTTTTTCTTTAGCTGGGCTGTCAGAGATTGGTGGGCTGGATGGCCCTCAGAGAAAGGGCGAAGACCTTGAAATGTCAACTgcatattatgcagccattacaAATGATAGTTTTCAAAGACTGTTTTAACGTCATAGGAAAATGTTTACAATACAAAGCGAAAAATATTAAACTACACAATTGTGCATACAGTAGGCCTAATTATGCAAATAGTTATAGCTACAATGACATGAGCatttaccaaaaataaatgagaaataagtaCATAAAAGTGTATAAAGAATGATTTTCTTTGAGTGGTAGAACTGTATTTTCTTCATTaggtttttttctatattttctaattttctacaataaacaaTATTGTTTCTTACAGTAACACTAAAACAGCAATGTTCAGAATGCCGGGGACTGGCTTCTCTCATGTTGTGGTCTCTTTAATTTCAGAATTCTACCCCAAACCCACTCTCTTGGCACAGCCAGGTCCTGTGGTGTTTCCTGGGAAGAATGTGACCCTGCGCTGCCAAGGGGCTTTCCAGGGCATGAGGTTTGCCCTCTTGCAGGAGGGAACCCAGGTTCCCTTACAGTTCCAGAGTGTCTCGGGGAACTCGGCTGACTTCCTCCTCCACACTGTTGGAGCAGAGAACTCCGGGAACTACAGCTGTGTCTACTATGAGACCACTATGTCAAACAGGGGATCATATCTCAGCAAACCTCTTATGATCTGGGTGACTGGTAAGGACAGACAAGACACGGAACTGGGACAGAGACAACTGGAGTAGGGGTTCGGGAGGGTGATCCCTCTTGGAAGGCTAGGCTAGGCTAGTCTGGAAGGAGAAAGATAAAGAGTTAATTTGCATACTAGTGATAAGTTTGCATACTCACCACCTTCCATCTTTGGTCTCTTCTTAGACACATTCCCCAAGCCATGGTTGTTTGCTGAGCCCAGTTCTGTGGTTTCTGTGGGGCAGAATGTTACTCTCTGGTGCCAAGGGCCAGTTCGTGGAGTAGGGTACATTCTGCACAAAGAAATAGAAGCCACTTCAGTGCAGCTCTGGGGATCCACCAGTAATGATGGGGCATTCCCCATCACCAATATATCTGGTGCTAGCATAGGTCGTTACAGCTGCTGCTACTACCCTGAATGGACCAGCCCTATCAAGATACAGCCTAGCAACACCCTGGAACTCATAGTCACAGGTAAGGGGAAGATGTTCTGGAGTGGGCAGGGGagtatagaaaagaaagaataggcTGGCAGGTGGTTTACGGGAAATGGTTTTCCAAGAGCACAAGGAGAGGCAAGCAATAGTCTCTCCTCTTTATTGGGACTCCAGCAGTGATGCCCTGGATAGTGGCCACCTCTCTATGACCAAGAGTTAATTTCTTCCAGGTTTGCTCCCCAAACCCAGCCTATTAGCTCAGCCTGGTCCCATGGTGGCCCCTGGAGAAAACATGACTCTTCAATGTCAAGGGGAACTGCCAGACTCAACATTTGTCCTATTGAAGAAGGGTACTCAAGAGCCCTTAAAGCAACAGAGGCCAAGTGGGTACAGGGCTGACTTCTGGATGCCAGCAGTGAGCATTGAAGATTCTGGGATGTATAGCTGTGTTTATTATTTGGATTCTGCTCCCTTTGCAGCTTCTAATCACAGTGACTCCCTGGAGATCTGGGTGACTGGTAAGGTCTTGGAGATTTCAGTAAGAGTCtagattttgtagtttttttttttattatagccctAAGGGGTAAAGGGCTGGGTTCAAGGGCTCTTCTAACTCTGTGTCCTGGTTGGTTGCAGATAAGCCCCCTAAACCCTCCCTGTCAGCCTGGCCTGGCACTGTGTTCAAGGTAGGAAAGGATATCACCCTTCAGTGCAGAGGACCCCTTCCAGGTGTGGAATTTGTCCTGGAACATGATGGAGAAGAAGCACCTCAGCAGTTCTCAGAGGATGGAGACTTTGTGATCAACAACATAGAAGGAAAGGGCATTGGAAACTATAGCTGTAGCTACCGTCTTCAGGCCTACCCTGATATCTGGTCAGAGCCTAGTGATCCCCTGGAGCTGGTGGGGGCAGCAGGTGAGATGATAATCCCTCCATGGTTCTGGCATGACATACCTGGGATCCCAGAGAAAGTCTCCTTGGAGACAGGCCAGATatggagggggaggggtttgGAGTCAGAGACCTCAAGTgtggtcatttttctttctcctaggCATGGTAAGGAGGTGGAACCTCAGATTCACTCAAAGATAGTGAGAAGGATACTTTCAAGGCCTCTTCCACCACCCCCTAAAAGTAGGGCTACTTCTGCCTCAGCATAAGCACTGCCTCTGACCACCCCATCTGCAGTCTCAACACATCGTTCCCAAGTGAACCCTGGAGGAAGCCAGATGAGGGGGCAACAAGAGATCAAGGGGAACATACATGCACTAATCTCTATGGCCTTGGTTTCTGCTCTTCTATCATCTCAGGGCCTGCTGCTCAGGAGTGCACTGTGGGGAACATAGTCCGAAGTACCCTGATCGTGGTGGTGGTTGTAGCTTTAGGGGTGGTGCTAGCCATAGAGTGGAAGAAGTGGCCTCGACTCCGAACCAGGTAATTGTCTCATGTCAACCTCCTTCTGTGAACCCAGGGCTTTAATGGTCCGAATACTCCTCTAGCATCTGACTCCCACAATGCAACCTGTTTTCAGATTGATGGCTCTGGATCCTCCCTTAGTCATGTCTTTTTCTCTACACAGGGGCTCAGAGACAGATGGAAGAGACCAGACCATAGCCCTGGAAGAGTGTAATCAAGAAGAAGACCCAGGCACCAACACCAACTCTCCCTCATCAATTTCTCAGGGAACCTCAGTGGAACTGCCAGTCCCAATATAATAACCTCCTCCTTTACAAgagctttcctctcctcttttttatCCTCGGACACCTGCAAATCTGACTGATTTCCCTGGGAGTCCACCCCATCTACTGTTCCTTGGCCACTAATCACCAGAGATGGGTCAAGGGGATTTTAGGAGTTGAGAGCTCTACCAGGGTGAGAAGTTTCCTGAAGAGAGATTCCCCACCCCCATAACGTCTCACTGTACTGATTTACTGGTGCatgaaattctattaaaaaatgtattcttctGAATAAAGAGAGTATTCACTATTTAACTGCAAAAACTACGGGAGtggttttccatttgtttgttgtcCACTTAACACTTAGCAAACATGGTGTATTAGAGCTGACCTCTATGGCACAATAAGAGAGCATAGGGCTGCTAGTACAGAGAAAGGAGCTCAAGGATAGGTTTGGGAGGAGGGAAGGCTCCAAAATGTCCAGTTTGGTTTGGGACATGGTAACTGGACAGAA of Hippopotamus amphibius kiboko isolate mHipAmp2 chromosome X, mHipAmp2.hap2, whole genome shotgun sequence contains these proteins:
- the IGSF1 gene encoding immunoglobulin superfamily member 1 isoform X2, with product MTLDRPGEAATMLRTFTLLLFCICEVGLLTSLLSLGMTAMMQSQPELWIETNYPQAPWENVTLWCKSPSRISSKFLLLKDKTQMTWIRPSHKTFQVSFPIGALTQSNTGLYRCCYWKETGWSEPSKVLELEAPGQLPKPIFWIQAETSPLPGCNVNIRCHGWLQDLVFMLFKEGYAEPVDYQVPTGTVAIFSIANMTPESEGVYICRTHIQMLPTLWSEPSNPLKLIVAGLYPKPTLTAYPGPIMAPGESLNLRCQGPIYGMTFALIRLEDLEKSFYHKKPIKNEAYFFFRALKIHDAGHYLCFYYDGSYRGSLLSDILKIWVTDIFPKTWLLAQPSPVVQMGRNVSLWCRGPVDGVALALYKKGEDKPLQLLDTTSINDDKSFFLNNVTYSDAGIYSCHYLLSWKTSIRMTSHNTVELVVVDKPPKPFLSAWPSTVFKLGKAITFQCRVPHPALEFCLEWEERAISPKFSVDGDFIISNVEGKGTGTYSCSYRIEAHPNIWSYRSEPLKLMGPAGFHTWNYILNEAVRLSLIMQLVALLLVVLWIRWKCRRLRIREAWLLGTAQGVTMLFILTALLCCAISFAGLCNGVLTEETEIIMPTPKPELWAETNFPLAPWKNLTLWCRSPSGSTKEFVLLKDGTGWIATRPASERVRAAFPLGALTQSHTGSYHCHSWEEMAVSEPSEALELVGTDILPKPVISASPPIRGQELQIRCKGWLAGMGFALYKKGVQEPVQQLGAVGREAFFTIQRMEDKDEGNYSCRTHTEKRPFKWSEPSEPLELVIKEMYPKPFFKTWASPVVTPGARVTFNCSTPHQHMSFILYKDGNKIASSDRSWASPGASAAHFLIISVGIGDGGNYSCRYYDFAIWSEPSDLVELVVTEFYPKPTLLAQPGPVVFPGKNVTLRCQGAFQGMRFALLQEGTQVPLQFQSVSGNSADFLLHTVGAENSGNYSCVYYETTMSNRGSYLSKPLMIWVTDTFPKPWLFAEPSSVVSVGQNVTLWCQGPVRGVGYILHKEIEATSVQLWGSTSNDGAFPITNISGASIGRYSCCYYPEWTSPIKIQPSNTLELIVTGLLPKPSLLAQPGPMVAPGENMTLQCQGELPDSTFVLLKKGTQEPLKQQRPSGYRADFWMPAVSIEDSGMYSCVYYLDSAPFAASNHSDSLEIWVTDKPPKPSLSAWPGTVFKVGKDITLQCRGPLPGVEFVLEHDGEEAPQQFSEDGDFVINNIEGKGIGNYSCSYRLQAYPDIWSEPSDPLELVGAAGPAAQECTVGNIVRSTLIVVVVVALGVVLAIEWKKWPRLRTRGSETDGRDQTIALEECNQEEDPGTNTNSPSSISQGTSVELPVPI
- the IGSF1 gene encoding immunoglobulin superfamily member 1 isoform X1 — protein: MTLDRPGEAATMLRTFTLLLFCICEVGLLTSLLSLGMTAMMQSQPELWIETNYPQAPWENVTLWCKSPSRISSKFLLLKDKTQMTWIRPSHKTFQVSFPIGALTQSNTGLYRCCYWKETGWSEPSKVLELEAPGQLPKPIFWIQAETSPLPGCNVNIRCHGWLQDLVFMLFKEGYAEPVDYQVPTGTVAIFSIANMTPESEGVYICRTHIQMLPTLWSEPSNPLKLIVAGLYPKPTLTAYPGPIMAPGESLNLRCQGPIYGMTFALIRLEDLEKSFYHKKPIKNEAYFFFRALKIHDAGHYLCFYYDGSYRGSLLSDILKIWVTDIFPKTWLLAQPSPVVQMGRNVSLWCRGPVDGVALALYKKGEDKPLQLLDTTSINDDKSFFLNNVTYSDAGIYSCHYLLSWKTSIRMTSHNTVELVVVDKPPKPFLSAWPSTVFKLGKAITFQCRVPHPALEFCLEWEERAISPKFSVDGDFIISNVEGKGTGTYSCSYRIEAHPNIWSYRSEPLKLMGPAGFHTWNYILNEAVRLSLIMQLVALLLVVLWIRWKCRRLRIREAWLLGTAQGVTMLFILTALLCCGLCNGVLTEETEIIMPTPKPELWAETNFPLAPWKNLTLWCRSPSGSTKEFVLLKDGTGWIATRPASERVRAAFPLGALTQSHTGSYHCHSWEEMAVSEPSEALELVGTDILPKPVISASPPIRGQELQIRCKGWLAGMGFALYKKGVQEPVQQLGAVGREAFFTIQRMEDKDEGNYSCRTHTEKRPFKWSEPSEPLELVIKEMYPKPFFKTWASPVVTPGARVTFNCSTPHQHMSFILYKDGNKIASSDRSWASPGASAAHFLIISVGIGDGGNYSCRYYDFAIWSEPSDLVELVVTEFYPKPTLLAQPGPVVFPGKNVTLRCQGAFQGMRFALLQEGTQVPLQFQSVSGNSADFLLHTVGAENSGNYSCVYYETTMSNRGSYLSKPLMIWVTDTFPKPWLFAEPSSVVSVGQNVTLWCQGPVRGVGYILHKEIEATSVQLWGSTSNDGAFPITNISGASIGRYSCCYYPEWTSPIKIQPSNTLELIVTGLLPKPSLLAQPGPMVAPGENMTLQCQGELPDSTFVLLKKGTQEPLKQQRPSGYRADFWMPAVSIEDSGMYSCVYYLDSAPFAASNHSDSLEIWVTDKPPKPSLSAWPGTVFKVGKDITLQCRGPLPGVEFVLEHDGEEAPQQFSEDGDFVINNIEGKGIGNYSCSYRLQAYPDIWSEPSDPLELVGAAGPAAQECTVGNIVRSTLIVVVVVALGVVLAIEWKKWPRLRTRGSETDGRDQTIALEECNQEEDPGTNTNSPSSISQGTSVELPVPI
- the IGSF1 gene encoding immunoglobulin superfamily member 1 isoform X3, whose translation is MTLDRPGEAATMLRTFTLLLFCISMMQSQPELWIETNYPQAPWENVTLWCKSPSRISSKFLLLKDKTQMTWIRPSHKTFQVSFPIGALTQSNTGLYRCCYWKETGWSEPSKVLELEAPGQLPKPIFWIQAETSPLPGCNVNIRCHGWLQDLVFMLFKEGYAEPVDYQVPTGTVAIFSIANMTPESEGVYICRTHIQMLPTLWSEPSNPLKLIVAGLYPKPTLTAYPGPIMAPGESLNLRCQGPIYGMTFALIRLEDLEKSFYHKKPIKNEAYFFFRALKIHDAGHYLCFYYDGSYRGSLLSDILKIWVTDIFPKTWLLAQPSPVVQMGRNVSLWCRGPVDGVALALYKKGEDKPLQLLDTTSINDDKSFFLNNVTYSDAGIYSCHYLLSWKTSIRMTSHNTVELVVVDKPPKPFLSAWPSTVFKLGKAITFQCRVPHPALEFCLEWEERAISPKFSVDGDFIISNVEGKGTGTYSCSYRIEAHPNIWSYRSEPLKLMGPAGFHTWNYILNEAVRLSLIMQLVALLLVVLWIRWKCRRLRIREAWLLGTAQGVTMLFILTALLCCGLCNGVLTEETEIIMPTPKPELWAETNFPLAPWKNLTLWCRSPSGSTKEFVLLKDGTGWIATRPASERVRAAFPLGALTQSHTGSYHCHSWEEMAVSEPSEALELVGTDILPKPVISASPPIRGQELQIRCKGWLAGMGFALYKKGVQEPVQQLGAVGREAFFTIQRMEDKDEGNYSCRTHTEKRPFKWSEPSEPLELVIKEMYPKPFFKTWASPVVTPGARVTFNCSTPHQHMSFILYKDGNKIASSDRSWASPGASAAHFLIISVGIGDGGNYSCRYYDFAIWSEPSDLVELVVTEFYPKPTLLAQPGPVVFPGKNVTLRCQGAFQGMRFALLQEGTQVPLQFQSVSGNSADFLLHTVGAENSGNYSCVYYETTMSNRGSYLSKPLMIWVTDTFPKPWLFAEPSSVVSVGQNVTLWCQGPVRGVGYILHKEIEATSVQLWGSTSNDGAFPITNISGASIGRYSCCYYPEWTSPIKIQPSNTLELIVTGLLPKPSLLAQPGPMVAPGENMTLQCQGELPDSTFVLLKKGTQEPLKQQRPSGYRADFWMPAVSIEDSGMYSCVYYLDSAPFAASNHSDSLEIWVTDKPPKPSLSAWPGTVFKVGKDITLQCRGPLPGVEFVLEHDGEEAPQQFSEDGDFVINNIEGKGIGNYSCSYRLQAYPDIWSEPSDPLELVGAAGPAAQECTVGNIVRSTLIVVVVVALGVVLAIEWKKWPRLRTRGSETDGRDQTIALEECNQEEDPGTNTNSPSSISQGTSVELPVPI